The Mercurialis annua linkage group LG7, ddMerAnnu1.2, whole genome shotgun sequence genome includes the window GCACTGGTGAGGGTGGGAGTATGATATTGAAGGGGTTTGGGTCTGTTTCCCACATATCAGCCCCATTCATGGGATTGATAACAAAGCTATAAACTCGCTCGTACACCGCTTTGCTATAACAGTCATCAATGTACCGCCGTGGGTGTTCATTGTTCTCATGAATAGCAGCACAGGCATGGACGCATGGAATCCCAGTCAGGTCCCATCTTCTACAGGTGCAAGTTCTTTCAGGCAAATTCACCACAAACTGCCCCCCGGGACCACTAACTTGAACTTGTGGGCCGCCGGTAGGGGTTGCGGTGTACTTCCATCCCTCATCGATGATCTTGTCAagcttctttaaaattttagggcACACATCAGTCTGAAATTTACTCCCCAAAAGTTGCTTGTCATATATCCGCTTCATGAGCTGGGTTCTGATCATTTCGAACATGGTCAAAATTGGTTTCACTCTGGCAGCCAGGATGTACTTGTTGAACGCCTCGGCCAGATTGTTGAGGAGAATGTCACACTTCACTTCTGTACCAAAATAGTACCTAGACCAATGCTCTCTTGGTCTAGCACTAATCCACGCGTATGCCTCTGCATGGCTGTCTTCCAAAACCTTCATTGCCGCAACAAATTTGGATTTGTAAGAAGCTATCCCAATGTTCCATATCAGAGGCTTCAAGTGTTGATGGTGAAATGTGGACCTATAATTTGACCATAGATGCCTCCAGCAGAACCTATGCTCAGAATAGGGAAACAGCTCCTTCACGGCGTTGACCAACCCCTGCATGTGAACCATCATAACAGAATGATCAACTATGGACCCTGGATTACAAATTTCAAATCAGCAGTGGACactaaacattttaaactcaTTCAGTGTGGACCTTTAACTATGAATATGTCATCTACAAATATCCCTAGAGTTTATCCTAACATCAACTGCACATTATACACCAAAGAGAGCAAGAAACAAAACAAGCTTCTGGATTAAAGAAATTACCTTCTGTTTATCAGACATAAAAACTGTGCTGTTGCCCAAGTGCAGATCCGCCTTCAGCAGCTCCATAAACCACGTCCAAGAATCTGTGTTCTCCACCTTCACCCACGCCATTGCAAGGGGGTACATGCAATCATTCGGGTCAATACCGGTTGCAGAAAGCAACTGACCCCCATACTTTCCCTTGAGCCAACAACCGTCAAGGCACACAATCTCCCTAAGGCCATTCCTGAAAGCCTGCTTCATCGCATCAAAACAGACATACATGCCTTGAAATTTCCCTCTCGGCTCTTTAAACTCGACAGTGCTGCCAGGATTTGTTCTAAGGACCT containing:
- the LOC126656888 gene encoding uncharacterized protein LOC126656888, with product MLFDNRHQFKKACREWGIVNRYQVWFPTNEKTRVRCKCYAKCGFFVFASKLDMANPEDETFQVKSFFLEHTCPKRTTNFHVTSSYLADSFLEEFRNNPDYTPEQFKGKIQRELKQNIPIQKARRAKRKALDKLEGDEDGQYEKMYDYRREVLRTNPGSTVEFKEPRGKFQGMYVCFDAMKQAFRNGLREIVCLDGCWLKGKYGGQLLSATGIDPNDCMYPLAMAWVKVENTDSWTWFMELLKADLHLGNSTVFMSDKQKGLVNAVKELFPYSEHRFCWRHLWSNYRSTFHHQHLKPLIWNIGIASYKSKFVAAMKVLEDSHAEAYAWISARPREHWSRYYFGTEVKCDILLNNLAEAFNKYILAARVKPILTMFEMIRTQLMKRIYDKQLLGSKFQTDVCPKILKKLDKIIDEGWKYTATPTGGPQVQVSGPGGQFVVNLPERTCTCRRWDLTGIPCVHACAAIHENNEHPRRYIDDCYSKAVYERVYSFVINPMNGADMWETDPNPFNIILPPSPVQQKKRGRKATVRRLEAEELEKQAAEKASDAQATRAKLSRKGRLRIKCSECGQFGHNIRKHLKERGQASGGGEQQPSVNEGEGPMAESEATTEVPHASPAYQTLPSETEAACNLDSQTSAVDDGAPPKRQRKKKSSTEASERYKEHLRKRPRQG